The Topomyia yanbarensis strain Yona2022 chromosome 3, ASM3024719v1, whole genome shotgun sequence nucleotide sequence CCAACCGGTTATAACCctaataaacaataataataatcataTGTATTCTGTTAGTATTTCAGACCACTCTGTAAATAGAAAAGATGGCTAGTTACAAAGACACAACAAAAGAGATATGGAATCCATTTTAGCCTGTTAATTTGAATGTAACAATTGCTGCTATCTTCGGCATGACTGTATTAGATCGGTTGTTCCGGAGTTTATTGAAATCTACAAATATCGGAATTTTATATAGTTTTCGGCAAtgggaaataatcaaattttttgtatatattcTTGTATGATAGCTCTGAAAAGGGCTTTTAATGTTTATAGTGGTTAATTAAAAACTTTCTTCGTCATCTAAATTACCTGACTTAAATATAATATTTCCGAAGATAGTAACAATTACTGTATTCGAATTAACAGGCTAAAGCGTATTCTACTTCATTCGGGTTATATCTGTGACATtatccacccatcttttttctcgGCATTGTTTCACCTGCCAACATAAGAAGACTTAATTCGGCGCcttcttttcggtcttctttGGCAGCAGAATGGCCTGGATATTAGGCAACGCACCACCCTGGAAAATAGTCACGCCGGAGAGCAATTTGTTCAGCTCTTCGTTATTTCGAATGGCTAGCTGCGGATGACGGAGGATGGCACTTGTTATCATGGCCAGCGTTTACTGTCAGTTGCAAATGCTTTGGAGGCAAGATATTCCATCACTGCTGCCAGGTAGACGGATGCTGCGACACCGACACACTCGGCTTATTGGccctttctcagcaaacgatGGATTCGGCCCACAAGACGTGCTGGTAAAACTAGCACGAGTGTACCACACAAATGATGCCGTAGTCGCATACGACCGCCAGTTTTGTACTTGCCTTAATTTACGTTAGAAGTCAAAGGGACCATCGGCCATCGaacaaaaatagtttacttccatGGTCAAAGAGGTGAACCTCGAACGAAAACTAGTCGGGCTCGCTTCTAATCCAATTGTACGGACATGGACAATCATGGCGCAGATAATAACTGCTTTAACCCTGTCTTGACCACCGTTAAAGATAAAATGAAGGCTAAACCGAACTTCGACATCTCATATGAGATCCACATAGTGAATTGTCAGATCTGGAATGTAGGTGTTCCCGAACTACCTGGCCACCATGGAATCATTGGTAACGAATTAGCAAGAcgtggttcatcaaacatgtttgttggaGCAGAACCATTTCTTGGAATCTATACCTACGCCACGTCAAGCTAGAActttcagtttggacaagagaCCACTTACTACTACCTAGCGTAACGTAGTAGCTCCTCTACAAGCCGAGAAACTTGTACATCTAGATACAAcgagagcaaaaaaaaaactaatggatGCCAAGTATAACCTAAACAAATGACTAAAGCCAAGATGACATTTGTGGATTCTGGAACTACGAGCTCGAAAACTTAGAACATTCTCTGCAATTATGCAGTATTATTTCTTCGAACGaagcgatacttcggaaggcatcttatgatGCTTTACGAGGTATAGCATACCTGTCCCAAAAAGATCCTCaactacattaataatgtagcATTAAtttgggacgacacatgtgaaTAAACAAATAACACGCTTCCAACTGCAATGGATGCGggtaatttgtaacatgtaaagcaaacaggggcagcctAAATAGTGGTCACAGTGGCATTTTTTTCTAACAGGAAAAAAACACCGAATGTGCAGGTTGAAGATCAAGGGCCGGTTCTTCATCATCAGCGTCATCAACGTACCGAAAACGTCGACGTCAGAACCCAAAGCTCTCCCTAATGAATAACCATGTTTACCACCATACCGTCGCTCGAAACTGCTAAAAAGATCAATGGACGAGAACGGAATATCGGGAAAGCCGATCCGACAAATCAAGGCTACAATGGATGGAACTCAGTGCTATGTGAGGATATCGGGTTCATTCGAGTCCCGAAGGGGGCTTCGTCAATTGCCCGCTATTCAACATTTTCCCTAAAAAATGATTATAGACGATACTGAATTTAGTTAAAGTTAACAATAGTTTTAAGAAACATTCGTCAACTTACAGCGAGGAAAAAGTTTTAACGGTGTCGCTCGTTTTGGCGAGCTTGTTATCTTCGTAGTGATGATCCAATCTTGTTTAAACATTTTCAACCTGTCGATATAAAAGATGTTGGATTTCTTGAGCCAAGTTTCTTGTAACTTGTTCCAGTTTTCCCATTGGTGGTcaaattttttcgttttttcgagATCAGCTCAAGCTAAAATCAAGCCACCTCGTTTAACTGTTATAACACGGTGCAAAGGCTAACTTGTCAAAGTACCGCTGCAGGTACCACATTAAGAACACTTTCGTGAGATAACAAACCAAGTAATAGTATGAAAGTTAGCAAAAAATCAACTGAACATAGCGGACGGATAAAGGTAAATACACAAACTGCACACGTCTTATAACCCACTTACAGCCGACCCCATACCGACGCGATACGGAATCCGACGTCTGTAAAACTTCTTGTAGGCGAAAAACCCACCGACGAGGCTAGCAACAATTGCCACACTGACTGAAATGGCCACGATCGCAGTCTTGCTTATAACTGAAAAGAAAACATTTGTTTGTGACTACCACAAAATCACAAATCATAGCGCTCACCTCACCTTCTTCAACCACATCCATGTAGATCGCATAATCTTTATTTTGAACCCTGATAGAACACATCCACCGGCCAAAGTCTTCCCGTTCCAATTCGATGATTTCCAGTCCACATTCGCCAGCTCGCAGTCCTTCACCATAATACCGAAACCTGGATGCATCACCGGGTACAATATTTTCCGACAAACCGTGAACATCCCCCGTGGGACTAACGAAGCGACAGATTTCGATCGGCATATTAAGGATGGTTCTGCAAAGTAGCTTTTTACCTTCGTCCCCGGTGCTGCCCGTAATGAGTGGGGTGATCGCCTTGCCAGGTTGATTATACACCCTTACATCAAAGTAGCTCATTCGATCCAATCCTCCACTCAGATCGTTCATCCCACAGGCCCACTTGCCCGTAGTAATATTCTCAACCTTGAACTGGCACATTCCCAGTGTTTTGAGATTATCGAAACCATACGGTTCGTAATTTCCGCCCTGTGGTCCCGATAAATAGCAGTAATCGAGAGGATACGGTACATCGCAGTTTAGTTCAGTCATGAAAGATTTGTTCAAATCCGCGAATATTTCAATCAGTTGGGCGTCTGCTTCGACATCCAGTGATTTTTCCGAGATTTTGTTCAATTGTTTGCCAATATTGAACACACATCCGCTGTAGGTGGTAGAAAGTTCGAGAAATATGCGCCACACTCCATAGTCTTCTGGGTGTAGAGGTTTACGAATTTCAAGACTACACACTCCCGATGATACCCTGAAATAACGAATCGTGTTGAATATTATGATTTGTAGTAAAAAATTAACATGAATTTATGCTCGATACTCGATCACTTAGTAAGAGGGCTGGGATATTCAATTTAATAGTACGACTTACTGCGTATCATATGCTGAGTAACGATCGGCCAGATGCCCATCCAGCAGCATCATCTGGCGTCTGCTATCAACCGAGACCGCTCGACACGGACTCACTCTGCTTTTGTACTGGCAAGTAAGAATTATTCGTGAATCATCCTCCACCAGCGACATCGTTACATCGCGCTTACTTTCTACAACAAAGGGTTCTTTCGTTATCAACACACTTGCTACTCTCATTGATATCAACTTACTCTCGACGCTCACATTAATTATAGTTTCGATTTCATCCATAGAACCCCAATAAAGAATGCGGCATCGAAACCGGGCCGATTCCCAGATTACATCGAACGATCTCGAGCACCCGTTGTAGATATTGCCGGCCTGATCCAAAATGCGACAGTATCGGATTGAGCTGTCCTGCGGGCACTGAAGAGTATACCAGCTTGTCGTGTCGCTGATAGTGACGTTCAATGTACCAATCTGTTTAGGGACTGAAATGCGATAAATGCGGTTATATATGGCTTTGCTAACAAATTTATTGGGGTGCACTCAAGCTCACCGTTGACTGATAGCATCAGCTTCTGTTCGATATTTTTCGAGTTGGTGTCCATGGCTGACAGTATCCACTCGTGTTCAACAGCTTTCTGCACATTTTCAACCCGAATaccacaaacgtccgcactgaATCGTTGCACCTTGGTCACTCCAGCGACCACGTGTACCTGCTCAGTGTCCAAGCTATAGGTATTCCCGACAACCGTTACCGAACAATGGGACCACTTGATCGGATCACCAACCTGGCTTGGTATTAGGTAGGCTAAAAATCCCGCCCCTTGCAGGATCGTGAGACTGTCGGAAGGAAAAATCGTGACGCCGCAAACCGGCAGCATCATCCACGGCAGACATAATAGGAAACCAATTAGAAACCATAACGACGGTGATCTGCCCACGCTTGGCACCATTCCAACGGTAATGGAATTATTGTTATtgtaaataaatattgtttAGAGGCACGCGCACACAGAACGTAGAAACTAGTAAAGCAGCTCAGCGCACTTTTCAACCGAAACGATACGAACGACTCAACAACTCACAATCGATTAAAGTGACTTGAGATTCGGAACTCGGTAAACTAAAAATAAACGATTCTCCTAGGAGTACTGTTTGTTGCAGTATGAAGTAAGAGAAAAATGAGAGCAAAACGATATGCTTCACTCATAAAGGATAAGATCCGTAGTAGAACAACGGAGTATTATTGTAATTACTTTATGGTTTATACTACAATCGACGTGGTGGGTTAcggattattttttgttatatatagATTATTTCCAACGGACCAATACAGCAGCGTAGCTAGGAAATTGGTTTAGGGGTGTGGGATTCTGCAAATCGTTGGTAATTTAGAAAGTGTTCCAAGtgaatatatttttgaaaaaaatgttcgaacTTAATTCCGTTTGTGCTAGAAGCCAAACTGAATCAAGTTCTGTGGTTGAAACTGCTactaaaatatatgaactgacaGTGGCTGTGCAACCTGGCTCAGTTTCGTGGTGTATGTGTTAACCTTCTAAATCCCACTGACCGGCAGTGGTATTATGAGcaaacagtttttttccataTGATCTGGTCTCCCCATGTAAACAACTTGATTGCGGAATGTAAAAGGTGTTAGCTCTGCCGATGTTCCAATGATCCATTTCAGAATGACAGATACATAGCGGTACGACTAGCAAATTTATACCAGTATTATacgccttatcaaataaacaaattgaattaaaaaaccAGTATTATTATCAAACTTTCGATTTCTTGCCACGAATAGGTGcgattttcacttttttacTTTATACATACTGTCATTTACATTGGAGCGGATTATACCTAGGTGTCGGTTGCGAGCAGAGCGATTTTTCCGAAATTCCACGAATGGACGTGAGATGATGGTCCACGAAACACTCAAAAACCAGACATGAGAGTCGTGATTCGCTTCGATATTACTCTCCCCGATGATCGAGAGAAATGCGGCAAAAAATTCAGTAAGCTTTGGAGCGGGGGGGGACCTTAGGGGGGATCATCTTGTAGCGGAATCAATTCCAATTTCGTGCCGGAAAATTTTTCGCCTGCCCTGTATGATGCACCATTGCAAAAGTGTTCAAATCGATGAAACTGCAGCAGCATCAATCAATCGATAAGGCTCTTGAAGACGATGGCGATGA carries:
- the LOC131688658 gene encoding uncharacterized protein LOC131688658 isoform X1; protein product: MVPSVGRSPSLWFLIGFLLCLPWMMLPVCGVTIFPSDSLTILQGAGFLAYLIPSQVGDPIKWSHCSVTVVGNTYSLDTEQVHVVAGVTKVQRFSADVCGIRVENVQKAVEHEWILSAMDTNSKNIEQKLMLSVNVPKQIGTLNVTISDTTSWYTLQCPQDSSIRYCRILDQAGNIYNGCSRSFDVIWESARFRCRILYWGSMDEIETIINVSVEKSKRDVTMSLVEDDSRIILTCQYKSRVSPCRAVSVDSRRQMMLLDGHLADRYSAYDTQVSSGVCSLEIRKPLHPEDYGVWRIFLELSTTYSGCVFNIGKQLNKISEKSLDVEADAQLIEIFADLNKSFMTELNCDVPYPLDYCYLSGPQGGNYEPYGFDNLKTLGMCQFKVENITTGKWACGMNDLSGGLDRMSYFDVRVYNQPGKAITPLITGSTGDEGKKLLCRTILNMPIEICRFVSPTGDVHGLSENIVPGDASRFRYYGEGLRAGECGLEIIELEREDFGRWMCSIRVQNKDYAIYMDVVEEVISKTAIVAISVSVAIVASLVGGFFAYKKFYRRRIPYRVGMGSAVSGL
- the LOC131688658 gene encoding uncharacterized protein LOC131688658 isoform X3; translation: MVPSVGRSPSLWFLIGFLLCLPWMMLPVCGVTIFPSDSLTILQGAGFLAYLIPSQVGDPIKWSHCSVTVVGNTYSLDTEQVHVVAGVTKVQRFSADVCGIRVENVQKAVEHEWILSAMDTNSKNIEQKLMLSVNVPKQIGTLNVTISDTTSWYTLQCPQDSSIRYCRILDQAGNIYNGCSRSFDVIWESARFRCRILYWGSMDEIETIINVSVEKSKRDVTMSLVEDDSRIILTCQYKSRVSPCRAVSVDSRRQMMLLDGHLADRYSAYDTQVSSGVCSLEIRKPLHPEDYGVWRIFLELSTTYSGCVFNIGKQLNKISEKSLDVEADAQLIEIFADLNKSFMTELNCDVPYPLDYCYLSGPQGGNYEPYGFDNLKTLGMCQFKVENITTGKWACGMNDLSGGLDRMSYFDVRVYNQPGKAITPLITGSTGDEGKKLLCRTILNMPIEICRFVSPTGDVHGLSENIVPGDASRFRYYGEGLRAGECGLEIIELEREDFGRWMCSIRVQNKDYAIYMDVVEEGEL
- the LOC131688658 gene encoding uncharacterized protein LOC131688658 isoform X2: MVPSVGRSPSLWFLIGFLLCLPWMMLPVCGVTIFPSDSLTILQGAGFLAYLIPSQVGDPIKWSHCSVTVVGNTYSLDTEQVHVVAGVTKVQRFSADVCGIRVENVQKAVEHEWILSAMDTNSKNIEQKLMLSVNVPKQIGTLNVTISDTTSWYTLQCPQDSSIRYCRILDQAGNIYNGCSRSFDVIWESARFRCRILYWGSMDEIETIINVSVEKSKRDVTMSLVEDDSRIILTCQYKSRVSPCRAVSVDSRRQMMLLDGHLADRYSAYDTQVSSGVCSLEIRKPLHPEDYGVWRIFLELSTTYSGCVFNIGKQLNKISEKSLDVEADAQLIEIFADLNKSFMTELNCDVPYPLDYCYLSGPQGGNYEPYGFDNLKTLGMCQFKVENITTGKWACGMNDLSGGLDRMSYFDVRVYNQPGKAITPLITGSTGDEGKKLLCRTILNMPIEICRFVSPTGDVHGLSENIVPGDASRFRYYGEGLRAGECGLEIIELEREDFGRWMCSIRVQNKDYAIYMDVVEEGEDASILQIY